The Candidatus Deferrimicrobiaceae bacterium genomic sequence TTGACCACCCCCCAGAGGGCATGGCGGATGAATTCCGCGTTCTCGGCCTTCCAGCCCAGGTCGCGAAGCTTCTCGGGCCGGTGCTCGGATACGCCGCCGTCCATCCGGACCGTCTTCGTGACCACGCGCGGCCGCATGACCCGACCGCCGCTCCCGAGCGTCGCGTAACCTTCGAGCATCTCGAGCGGCGTGACGTGGATCAGCCCTTGCCCGATCCCCAGCAAAACGCTCTCGTAATCGAACCATTTTTCCTTCCGCGCGGTCATCTTCCACTCTTCGTCGGGAACGAGCCCCTTCTTCTCCCGCGGCAGATCGATTCCTGTAATGGTTCCGAGGCCGGCGCCCCGCTCGACCTTCGCGACGGGGCCGGGCCCCAGCTTCCGGCCCAACTGGTAGAAATAGACGTCGCACGACTGCGTGATGGCCCGGTACATGTCGATCGAACCGTGTCCCTTGGGCTTCCAGCACCGGAATGTCCGGTTGCCGAGCCGGTAGGAGCCGTTGCAGACCGCCGATTCCTTCGGGCCCTGGATGCCCGATTCGAGCGCCGCCATCGCGATGAAGGGCTTGACCGTCGAGCCCGGCGCGTAGGTACCCTGGAGCCCCTTGTTCTGCATCGGATTGCGGGTATCGGTTGCCAGCGCCTGCCACTCGGCTTTGCGTATCCCCCGGGAAAAGACGTTGGGATCGAAGCCGGGGGCCGATACGAAGGCGTAGACGTCGCCCGTTTTCGGGCTCATCGCGATCACCGCCCCCGCCCGGTCGCCGATCGCTTCGAACGCGGCTTTCTGGATGTCGATGTCGAGCGTGGTGTAGAGCGTCCCGCCGGTCTGCGGCGGCACCTCGTCGACCAACCGCCGGTCTCGACCGGCCGCGTCGACCTCGACCCTGCGCCCGCCGTTGACGCCGCGCAGCACGTTGTCGGCGAGTTGCTCAAGGCCGTATTTGCCGATGATGTCGCCCAGTTCGAGGCTCCCGTCGGCCGATTTCTCGAGGTCGGTGTCGCTCACCTCGCCGACATAGCCCAGGACATGCGCGAACGCCTCGCCGTACGGGTAGCTGCGCTTCGCCTCGATCAGGATGGAAAAACCGGGGAGCGCCTCGCGGTTGTACTCGACGACCGAGACCTGCTCGTAGGTCAAGTCGCGCATGACGTTGATACTGCTGAAAGGGCTGCTCTTCTTGGCGGCGCGGATCTTCTCTGCGATGACGTCGAGCTCTTCGGGATCGAAACTGACGATCTCGTCGAGCAGCCGAAGCTCGCCGGCCAGATCGTTTACGTCGACGGGGGAACAGATGAGGTCGAACGAGGCCTGCGTCTCGGCGATCGGACGCCCTTTGCGGTCGAGGATCAGGCCGCGCGGCGCGCGGATCGTCCGGATCCGGAGGCGGTTGTTCTCGGAAAGCGTCTGGTACTTGTCGTATTGGGCGACCTGCAGCCAGTAGACGCGCCCGACCAGCAGGACGAAAACGGCCAGGGAGAACCATGCCAGGAAGCGGATGCGGCCGACGATCAGCGGATCGTGCTCGCGCTTCCGGATCGACTCGCTCATTCCTCCACCTGACGCCAGCGCAGGGAGAGGTACATGTAGGCGGGGACGGCGACCAGCCCGGTCCAGGCGATGCGAACCGCTTCCTCGGCGAACCAGAGCGGCGCGAAGGGATGCGCGCCGGTGAACGCGAGGAGGATCACGACCGAGAGAGATTCGGCCGCGAGCATCCCGACCACAGTGGCGAGAATGAACGGCTCGGCGCGCAGAAACAGGCGGCAGCCGATCTCACGCGTGAAGAAGTAGACGGCGAGCGAGGACAGCAGGAAGGTGAGCGGCGGCGCCGACATCGTGGTCTCGCGGAACAGGGCGGTCAGCAGCGCCGCGAGGAATCCGGCGGGCCCGGTGATGAACAGCCCGGCATAGACGATCGCCAGGAATCCGAAATCGGGAAGCAGGAACCAGGGAACGAAGCCGGAAAGGCACCAGACATTGAGGGCGATCCCTGCGTAGGCGATCAAGACAAGCCCGAGGGCCGATCTCAAGGGCTGTCGCCCCGGAACGGAATCGTGGGCCGCGCCAGCACGACCAGCAGCTCTTCGACCGACTGGTAATGCACCGCGCTCTGCACCTTGACCTTCTGGAAAAGCCCTTCCTTGGGCTTGTCGACGGAGACCACCGCCCCCAGCAGCGTTCCCTTGGGCATGCTCCCGTCGAAGCCCGAGAACAGCACGCGGTCACCGACCGCGACATCGGCCAGCGGCGAGACGTACTTGAGCCGGCAGAAGCTGCCGCCCATCCCTTCGGCCACGGCCCGCACGCGGCTGCGCTCGACGATGACGTCGGCGGCGAAACGGCCGTCGGTGGCCAGCAGCACCTCGGACAGGTTGCGCCAGGTCTTGTGGATCCGGCCGATCCCGCCACCCGGCGTGGTCACCGCCATGCCGGGCTCGACCCCCGAGACGGAACCCGCGTCGATGTAGACCGCCTGGAACCAGGGAGAAACGTCATGGCCGACGACCCGGGCGCCCATCGTCGGCTTCTCGGCCATCGGGGCGAACTGGAGCAACTCGCGCAACCGCCGGTTTTCGAGCAGCGCGTCGCGGCTTTCCTGAAGACGGGCCCTGAGCTCGACGGTCTCCTTGCGGAGGCGGTCGTTCTCTTCGGAGACCCCGATCAGCGCCAGGTAGCGGTACCAGAACCCGGTGACATTTTCACGGAGGAAATCGGCGACCTTGTAGACCGGCTGGAACACCGCGGCGCCGAACCCGCGCAAGGGGTCGGACGCCGCGAGCAGCACCGGGGGCCGGACGAAGCACTGGATGGCGCCCGCCAGCAGCACGGCTGCGACCAGCGGACGCCCCCATTTACGGAAGATATTCATCTCGATGCGGCCGGAGCGCGCCCCTCGGGCGACGGGCCCTTAGGATGTCAGCCCAGGGCGACCTGCCGCAGCAGGTCGAGCTCGTCGAGCGCCTTGCCCGAGCCGAGGACGACGCAGGAAAGCGGGTCTTCGGCCACGGAGACGGGGAGACCGGTTTCTTCGCGCAGCAGCGCGTCGAGGTTGCGCAGCAATGCCCCGCCCCCGGCGAGCACGATGCCGCGCTCG encodes the following:
- the mrdA gene encoding penicillin-binding protein 2, yielding MSESIRKREHDPLIVGRIRFLAWFSLAVFVLLVGRVYWLQVAQYDKYQTLSENNRLRIRTIRAPRGLILDRKGRPIAETQASFDLICSPVDVNDLAGELRLLDEIVSFDPEELDVIAEKIRAAKKSSPFSSINVMRDLTYEQVSVVEYNREALPGFSILIEAKRSYPYGEAFAHVLGYVGEVSDTDLEKSADGSLELGDIIGKYGLEQLADNVLRGVNGGRRVEVDAAGRDRRLVDEVPPQTGGTLYTTLDIDIQKAAFEAIGDRAGAVIAMSPKTGDVYAFVSAPGFDPNVFSRGIRKAEWQALATDTRNPMQNKGLQGTYAPGSTVKPFIAMAALESGIQGPKESAVCNGSYRLGNRTFRCWKPKGHGSIDMYRAITQSCDVYFYQLGRKLGPGPVAKVERGAGLGTITGIDLPREKKGLVPDEEWKMTARKEKWFDYESVLLGIGQGLIHVTPLEMLEGYATLGSGGRVMRPRVVTKTVRMDGGVSEHRPEKLRDLGWKAENAEFIRHALWGVVNDFGTAGIAKMPDIAVGGKTGTAQVVQMKGERVKTDDLPYNLRDHAWFVAIAPVDDPQIAVVAMLEHGGHGGSAAAPIVKAVLQEFFRQSPPGAPDNAAAAGKTAPSGKPPVKR
- the mreC gene encoding rod shape-determining protein MreC, translated to MNIFRKWGRPLVAAVLLAGAIQCFVRPPVLLAASDPLRGFGAAVFQPVYKVADFLRENVTGFWYRYLALIGVSEENDRLRKETVELRARLQESRDALLENRRLRELLQFAPMAEKPTMGARVVGHDVSPWFQAVYIDAGSVSGVEPGMAVTTPGGGIGRIHKTWRNLSEVLLATDGRFAADVIVERSRVRAVAEGMGGSFCRLKYVSPLADVAVGDRVLFSGFDGSMPKGTLLGAVVSVDKPKEGLFQKVKVQSAVHYQSVEELLVVLARPTIPFRGDSP